One Sphingomonas endolithica genomic window, TCCGCCGCCACCGTCAACATCGCCGACGGCATCCGGGTGACGACGGCGGCCGCGACCGGCGCCACCGGCACCTGGCTGATCGATCCGGCCGACTTCACCATCGCCGCGACCGGCGGCAACATTTCGGGCGCAACCCTGTCGGCGCAGCTGGTGACGAACAGCGTCGTCATCAGCACATTGCCGGTGCCGGGCGACAATACCGGCGGCGTCGGCGACATCTTCGTCAACGATGCGGTCGCCTGGACCGCGTCGGGCACGCCGACGACGCTGACCATGAACGGCAATCGCGACGTCAACATCGATGCCGCGATCACCGCCACCAACGGCAATGTCGTGGTGTGCTGCGGCCGCGACATCAACGTCAATGCGCCGATCACGACCACCAACGGCAGCGTATTGCTGAACGCCGGCCGCGACATCTTCGTCTACCATGCAATCACCACGACCGACGGCAACATCACTTTGTGCGCCGGGCACGACGTGCACATCGACGACGCGGTGACGCTGACGCGCGGGAGCACTATCCCGGCGCAGAGCCTCGGCCTGCCGGTCGGGCTGCAGCTGATCGCCGGCGCCTCGGGCGTCGGGCCGGGTGTCGGCGGCGGCACGATCATCTTCGCGCCGCTCGCGCCACCGACCACCGTCACGGCGGCACCGGTGACGATCAACTACAACCCGGTCTCCTATGCCGCGCCGACTGACTTTTCGACCAACTTCGTGCTGACCGAAGGCGCCGCGCTGACGCAGCGCATGCTGCTCTTCCCGAACGGCGACCGCGTTGCCGACGGCACGACCAATGCGGTGCTCACCGGGTTCAACACGACCGCGACGTCCGGATTGCCCGACGGCGTGACCTTGGTCGCCGGCCCGAATGCCACCGCCACGTTCGCGCAGGCCGAGGCCGGCACGGGCATCGCCATCTCCTATAGCGGCTATACGCTGGGCGGCCCCAATGCCGGGCAATATGCGCTCGCCGGATCGTGCTGCGTCACGACACAGGCAACGACCGGCACGATCACGGCCGCCCCGGTGGTCGTCGTGCCGCCCGTCGTGGTGGTGCCGCCGGTCGAGGTGCCTCCCGTGGTGGTAACTCCCCCGGAGGAAGTGCCGCCGGTCGTCGTGATACCCCCGGTCGAAGTACCGCCCGTCGTCGTCATACCCCCGGTCGAAGTGCCACCGGTCGAGGTTCCCCCGGTTGTCGTCATACCGCCAGTCGAAGTGCCCCCCGTCGTCGTGGTGCCGCCTGTCGCCGAGATCCCGCCGGTCGTCGTGGTGCCTCCGGTCGACGTGCCGATCCTGATCCCGCCGGTCGAAGTGCCAGTGGTCGTGGTCCCCGCGCCGGTCGGCCCGGCGTCACGCCCGCTGGTCGGGATCGCACCGGCCGTGGTCGGCATCGCGGCGCTGCCGCAGCTCGCGGTCATCGGTACGGGCGTGTTCGTGCCGACGGCGCAGCAAGTCTCCTTGCTGCCTGTGCCGGTCGAGCAGGCGCAGGCGGTGGACGAACGCCCGGTCGATCGGGTCAGCCCGACCCGTCAGGGTAACGCGTTCCTGCCCGCGCCCGCCGTCCCGGTCTATCCGCGCAAGCAGGCGCGCCATTGAGGCCACGCATGCTGAGCACCGCGTTACTCGGCGCCTTGTTGTCGATCTCCGGCCCCGTGGCGGCGCAATCAGCGCCGGTTGCGGGGCCGTCGGCCGTTGCCGCTCAAAGCGGCGCCGATTTCCGCGGCGAAGCGGCCTCGGGCGACGTGCGGGATGTTGCCGCATGGGCGGTGGCGGGCGATGCCCAGCGCCTGCCGTTCGCCGTCATCGACAAGGTCGCGGCGAAGGTCTTCATGTTCGATTCCGCCGGCCGCCTGCTCGGCGCGTCGGCCGCGTTGCTCGGCATCAGCCATGGCGACGACAGCGTGCCCGGCATCGGCCAGCGCAAGCTCGCCACGATCACGCCGCAGGAGCGCACGACACCCGCCGGCCGCTTCCAGGCCTCGCTCGGCCACGATTTCGAACAGGACATCTTGTGGATCGATTACGATGCCGCGCTGTCGCTGCACCGCGTGATCGTCGGCAATCCCAAGGACAATCGCGCCGGGCGGCTAGCCTCCGCCACCCCGCTCGACAATCGTATCTCCTTTGGCTGCATCAACGTGCCGGCGCCCTTCTACGACAAGGTTGTCATGCCCGCCTTCACCGGCACGGTCGGCATCGTCTACATCCTGCCGGAAACCAAGCCGCTGCGCGCCGTCCTGCCGGTGCCGGCAAGCAACTAGCGCAGCGCAGACGTCCGCGCGATCGCCGCCGTCAGCAAGGCCAGCCGCTGCCTTGCCTCGGGATGGGTCGAGGCAAGCGCCCCTGCCATGCCATTGGTCTTGAGCAAGCCGGCCATGAACGACGCGGCCCCACCCAGATCGTACCCCGCGGCACCCGTCATGCGCACGGCGTAGGAATCCGCCTCCACCTCCGCTGCCCGCACCGCCGCCAGGCCGACCGACGAGACCGGCAGCAACGTGTTTTCCGAGACCCCGGCCAGCGCCAGCCGTCGGCGGTGATGCAGCAGGTTGTGCGCCAGTTCATGCGCGATCACCAAAGCGAGATCGTCATCGCTCGGGCACCGCGCAACGATCGCGTCGGTCACCATCACGCGCGCGCCATCGGCCCAGGCGTTCACGTCCGCACCGGGAACGAGCTGGACGTCGGACGGACACCCTAGCGCCCCCGTGAAGTGTATGTCCCGCCGCATTCCCCCTGAGATGACGCTGAGCGTAACGGCCCCGTGGCGCAGCTCTTCATCGATGACCCGCCGTGCCTGGTCCACGAATGCCATGGTTGGCGCACCCTCCGGAGTAACGACGGTGGCGAGCGGCCGGCCGTTCACCGCCTCCAACTGATCCCCCGCGCGCAATCCGGCGTTCGCCGCCGGACTGCTGCCTGCCACCGCCATCACCCCGATCCGCGACCCCAGCTCATAAGCGTTTGCCGCGCCCGGGCGGTCGAGGGGCGCATATTGCGCGAGATCGTGCGGCATGAACCCGGCCTGCGGCGCCGCCGCCGCGCGGCAAAGCGGTCGGTTCGCGATGGCGAGCTTGTACGCGACACTCGCTACCCGGGCCTGCTGGATGCGCAGATTGTCGAACCGGTTCGGGGAAGATGCGGCAGCCGAGCCACTCCAGGTCAACGCGACCAAGGCAAGTACGGCATGTCTACAATAGAAGACGGCACGCCCGACGAGAATCGCGGAAGCTACAGGAAATGGTAAACGCATTCCTAACGTTACGGTAGTTCTCGGCGCCTCGTAACCGGGCGCGCCGCTGTAAATTCGGGCTGTGCCGCTGCGACACGATGTAACGTGTTGTTAATCATAAAGCGCTCGAACGTGCCTTGTTCAGCCCATTCACCCCAGAACGTCACCCCGGACTAGTTCCGGGGTCCACCGTGGCGCATGCTCTGCCTTCAAGTACGATCCCCATCGAAAGCCGCTTGGTGGACCCCGGCGCCGGTCGGCAACTATCCCGTTCGAGCATAATTCGTCATCCCCGCGCAGGCGGGGATCCATAAACTCGGGGGTCAGGACTTCAGGCGGAAAGCAAACCGGTATGGATCCCCGCCTGCGCGGGGATGACGTGGTAGTACATGTCTAAGCGGTACAATCACCGAACAGGTCCGGGGTGCCGGCTTGGCTAATGCCGATCCTTATCAGCTAACGCGGGGCAAGCGCCCGACCCCAGCCTCACCCGCGCACGAGCCCGGCCAGCGGGCGCGCAACATCCGCAAGCGGCGCGACCTCCGCCACAACCCGCTCCAGCACCAGCTTGCGCCCCTGCACGAAATCCTTGGTCGCGTTCACGCAATCGAGCGCGATCACGCGGCCCTGCTTGAGATAGACGACCGAAAAACTCCGCGCCCCAGGATCGCCGCGCAAAACGGTCGCATCGAACCCGGTCGACAGGCCCACGGTCTGCAGCTTCAGATCATATTGGTTGGACCAGAACCACGGCACGGCGTAATAGGCCACCGCCTGGCCGAGAATGGTCTTGGATGCGACGCTCGCCTGGTCATTGGCGTTCTGAACCGATTCGATGCGAACATCGGCGCCCTCGGCAAAGCGGTTGGCGTGGAGCGCGCAATCGCCGACGGCAAAGACATGGGGCAGGGTGGTGCGGCACTGGCCATCCACCGACACGCCGTTGCCCCCTACGGCACCCGCCGCCAGCAACGGCTCGACCGCAGGCACGATGCCGATGCCGACGACCACCAGATCCGCCGGGAGCAGTTCGCCATCGGCCAGCCGAACGCCGGTCACGCGGCTGCCATCGCCTTCGATGCAGGAAACCATTGCCCCCAGCCGCACGTCGACACCATGCGCCCGGTGTTCGGCCTCGTAGAAACGCGACAGCGGCTCGCCGGCCACGCGCGCCAGCACGCGGTCCAGCGCTTCCAGCAGGCGCACATGCTTGCCAAGCTTGGTCATCACCGCCGCGGCCTCCAGGCCGATATAACCGCCGCCGATCACCACGGCGTACCGGGCCGCCGGCAGTTCGGCCATCATGCGATCGACATCGGCGCGGTTGCGCACCGTGTGCACCCCGGCCAAATCGTGCCCGGCGCAGACCAGCCGCCGCGGCGCGCCGCCCGCCGCCCAGATGAGCTCGCCATAACCGATCGTGCCGCCATCCTCGAGCGTCACTGCCCGCGCCGCCGCATCGACCGCGACCACGCGCCGCCCGGGCAGCATCGCCACCGCGCGCTCCGCCCAGAAGGCGGCTGGCCGGATCAGCAGCCGCTCGAACGGCTTGTCGCCGGCAAGATATTCCTTCGACAGCGGCGGCCGTTCGTAGGGCAATTCGGGCTCGTCGCCGACGATCGCGATCGTGCCGTCGAACTTCCCCTGGCGCAGCGCGATCGCCGCCTGTGCACCGGCATGGCCGCTGCCTACGATCAGAACGTCGAACCTGCTGTCCATCCTTGCCCTTCTCTCGCTTGCCTGCAGCCGCGCTCCTAGCGCCTGCGCGCGGGTAAATCCCCTTTTTCCAACATGGCGGGGCATTTACGGCTAAGGGGCGGGCGCCGGCTCCTCCTCCCATCATCGGTTTCAAGACAATGCGCCACATCCTCGCACTACCCCTCGTCGCCCTGATGCTGCCGGCGGTCGCATTTGCACAGGATGCGGCCCCGCCGCAGACGGAGCCGCAGATCGGGCCGGACATCGTCGTGCTGGGTACCGGGCTGCCACTGCCGCCCGGCACGCCGGCTTATGGATCGTCGATCATCGATCGCGAGCGGCTGACCGACGAAGCCTCCGACCGGGTCGAGAACGTGCTGAAGGATGTCGCCGGCTTCCAGCAATTCCGCCGCTCGGACAGCCGCTCGGCCAACCCTTCGGCGCAGGGCGTCACGCTGCGCGCGTTGGGCGGCAACGCCTCCAGCCGCGCGCTCGTCCTGCTCGACGGCGTGCCGCTGGCCGATCCTTTCTTCGGCTACATCCCGTTTACCGCCTTGTCGGGCGATCGGCTGTCGGGCGTGCGGATCACCCGCGGCGGCGGGGCAGGGCCGTTCGGCGCCGGTGCGGTGGCGGGAACGGTCGAATTGGTCAGCGCGACGCGGGCCGATCTGCCGAATAATTCGGGCAGCGCCCTCTATGGCAGCAACGACGCGATGAGCGTGGCCGGCGCCGTGTCGCCCGATCTCGGCGATGGATATGCCACGCTGTCGGGCCGGTTCGAACGTGGCGATGGCTTCTTCACCACGCCCGACAATCAGCGCGTCGCCGCCACATCACGCGGGCGGTACCGCGATTGGTCCGCCGGCCTGCGCGCCGTCGCCCCGATCGATGCCGAGACGGAGGTGCAGTTCCGTGGCCTGGTGTTCGGCGACGATCGCACGCTCCGCTTCAAGGGCGCGGACAGTTCGTCGGAGGGTGAGGATGCCAGCATCCGGCTCGTCCACCGCGGCGCGTGGCAGGTCGATGCGCTGGCCTATGTCCAGGCGCGCAACTTCACCAACAAGGTGATCAGCAGCACCAATTTCCGCCTGACGCTAGACCAGCGCAACACGCCGTCGACCGGGACCGGGGGCAAGATCGAGATCCGGCCGCCGATCAGCCCGAATCATGTGCTGCGCATCGGCATCGACGCGCGCATTGCCGACGGCGAATTGTTCGAGGATGCCTACAGCACCACCACCGGCCTGGTCACCGCCCGGCGCAACGCCGGTGGCCGGACGAGCACCACCGGCCTTTTCGTCGAGGACGACTGGACGATCGGCAAGCTGATCCTGACCGGCGGCGTGCGCGGTGATCGCTGGACGATCAGCGACGGCTTCTTCACCGAACGGAACGCCGCCGGTGCGCTGGCGGCGAGCAGCCAGCGATTCGCCGACCGCGACGGGGCGGAGGCGACGGGCCGCGCCGGCGCATTGTTCCAGGCCAGTGATGCGGTGGCACTCCGCGTCGCCGGCTATACCGGCTTTCGCCTGCCGACCTTGAACGAGCTCTACCGTCCCTTCGTCGTCTTCCCCGTCACCACCAATGCCAACCCCGACCTCGGCCTGGAAAAGCTGCGCGGCGTCGAGGGCGGGGTCGATTTCACGCCGGCCACGGGGGTGCGGATCGGCGTCACTGCCTTCTACAACCGGCTCGAAGGCGCCATCGCCAACGTCACCATCGGCACCAACATCCGCGAGCGGCGCAACGTCGATGCGGTGGTCGCCAAAGGTGTGGAGATCACGGCCGGCATCGTGCGTGGACCGATATTCTTCGATGCCTCCTACGCGTTCAGCGACTCGCACGTGCGCGACGAGGGCGCGCTTGATGGCTTCACCCCGTCCCAGAGCCCGCGCCACGCCGCCAGCGCCACCTTGGGCTGGACGCCGCAGCAGGATTGGTCGTTGTCGGGCACCGTACGCTATGTCGGCAAGCAGTATGAAGACGATCTCGAGACCGATGTCCTCCCCGACGCCTTGACCGTCGATGCGGTCGTGCGGGTGCCGGTGATGAAGCATCTCTCGCTGGTCGGCCGCGCCGAAAACGTCTTCGACGAGACCGTCGTCACCCGCAACCAGGCAGGCTCGATCGATCTCGGCACACCGCGCACGCTGTGGATCGGCGTGCGGGTGAACTAGTGCGCGCCTCCGTCACCCTCCCCGTCACGCCGGACCTGTTCGGCAGTTGTACGGCTCGAACAAGTAATTCGCCGTCATCCCCGCGCAGGCGGGGATCCATATACTCGAACGTCTGCATTTAACCGCTAAGCCTGCCACTATGGATCCCCGCCTTCGCGGGGATGACCAACCATGTTTGAAGGGATAGTTGCCGACCTGTTCCGGGGTCCGCCGTCCCGCAAACTCTGCCCTCAACGCACTATCGCACCGCAAGCCGCTCGGTGGACCCCGGAACAAGCCCGGGGTGACGGCCCGCCTCAAGCAAGCGCACCACAACTTGCAGATCAACCAAGCAATGCTAAGCCCGCGCGCATGGATGAAGCGCATGTAATGTCCCGCGTCGAAAGCGTCGGCACGAACCCCACCCCGCTCTGGGGGCTGACGATGGCGGAACGCGTCCGCCGCATCGCCGCCGGCAACGCCCTGGCGATAGATACCCCGGCAACCATCCTCGCCAACGCCGCCTTCGCCTTCGATCCGTCCTGGATGAAGCATGTCGCCGCGCACCCGGGCCTGGTGTTGACGCTCGGTGGCGTCCCCGCGCTCGGGCATGCGCGCGATGCCGCGGAATCGGGCAAGCTGCGCGACGCCATGCTGCACGGTCGCGCGCTCACTGCGGATGAAAGTTCCGGGCTGGACGTCCTCGCCTTCGAAGATGGCCCGACGATCGAGAACAAGGCGCTGCGCAAGCGCGAGACGCCGTTCCTCATGCCGCTCACGCCCGACACGCGTTCGGCGGTCGAGCGGGCGAGCTATTTCGGTGCCTATAAGGGCGTCACCGACCTGCTAACCAAATATCTGTGGCCCGAATGGGCGCTGTGGCTGACGCGGATCTGCGCGCGGCTCGGCATCACACCCAACATGGTGACTGCGGTGGGCGCGATCTTCTGCGTCGTGGCCACCTTCGCCTTTGCCGATGGCCGCTACTGGCTCGGGATGGCGCTGGGGCTGGTGTTCATGGTGTTGGACACGGTGGACGGGAAGCTTGCCCGCTGCACCGTCACCTCCACCTCGATCGGCAACATCTTCGATCACGGCATCGACATCGTCCATCCGCCCTTCTGGTTCTGGTTCTGGGGTACCGGGCTGGTGCATTGGGGGCTGGCGCTGTCCAACACGGCATTCGCCTGGATCATGGCGGCGATCGT contains:
- a CDS encoding filamentous hemagglutinin N-terminal domain-containing protein; the protein is MINTRNTHSATRSRIRLSGSTALAGFARLVLLGLGGSLALASAHAQSLPSGGTVTAGAATISNGAGTVTIDQSSQAAAINWDAFGIAQGNSVTFRQPNAQSVALNRVIGSDPSVILGNLNANGRVFLVNPNGVLFGQSAQVNVGGLVASTLNLTDADFMAGRYNFSGTSGAAVLNRGSITAADGGYVALLGADVSNQGTIVARLGTVALAAGQGVTLDVAGDGLLNVTIDKGAVNALVSNGGMIRADGGHVLLTAQAAGQLLRTVVNNTGVIEARTLDNRNGRIVLLGDMQSGTVNAAGVLDASAPSGGNGGFVETSAATVNIADGIRVTTAAATGATGTWLIDPADFTIAATGGNISGATLSAQLVTNSVVISTLPVPGDNTGGVGDIFVNDAVAWTASGTPTTLTMNGNRDVNIDAAITATNGNVVVCCGRDINVNAPITTTNGSVLLNAGRDIFVYHAITTTDGNITLCAGHDVHIDDAVTLTRGSTIPAQSLGLPVGLQLIAGASGVGPGVGGGTIIFAPLAPPTTVTAAPVTINYNPVSYAAPTDFSTNFVLTEGAALTQRMLLFPNGDRVADGTTNAVLTGFNTTATSGLPDGVTLVAGPNATATFAQAEAGTGIAISYSGYTLGGPNAGQYALAGSCCVTTQATTGTITAAPVVVVPPVVVVPPVEVPPVVVTPPEEVPPVVVIPPVEVPPVVVIPPVEVPPVEVPPVVVIPPVEVPPVVVVPPVAEIPPVVVVPPVDVPILIPPVEVPVVVVPAPVGPASRPLVGIAPAVVGIAALPQLAVIGTGVFVPTAQQVSLLPVPVEQAQAVDERPVDRVSPTRQGNAFLPAPAVPVYPRKQARH
- a CDS encoding L,D-transpeptidase — encoded protein: MLSTALLGALLSISGPVAAQSAPVAGPSAVAAQSGADFRGEAASGDVRDVAAWAVAGDAQRLPFAVIDKVAAKVFMFDSAGRLLGASAALLGISHGDDSVPGIGQRKLATITPQERTTPAGRFQASLGHDFEQDILWIDYDAALSLHRVIVGNPKDNRAGRLASATPLDNRISFGCINVPAPFYDKVVMPAFTGTVGIVYILPETKPLRAVLPVPASN
- a CDS encoding M48 family metalloprotease gives rise to the protein MVALTWSGSAAASSPNRFDNLRIQQARVASVAYKLAIANRPLCRAAAAPQAGFMPHDLAQYAPLDRPGAANAYELGSRIGVMAVAGSSPAANAGLRAGDQLEAVNGRPLATVVTPEGAPTMAFVDQARRVIDEELRHGAVTLSVISGGMRRDIHFTGALGCPSDVQLVPGADVNAWADGARVMVTDAIVARCPSDDDLALVIAHELAHNLLHHRRRLALAGVSENTLLPVSSVGLAAVRAAEVEADSYAVRMTGAAGYDLGGAASFMAGLLKTNGMAGALASTHPEARQRLALLTAAIARTSALR
- a CDS encoding NAD(P)/FAD-dependent oxidoreductase; its protein translation is MDSRFDVLIVGSGHAGAQAAIALRQGKFDGTIAIVGDEPELPYERPPLSKEYLAGDKPFERLLIRPAAFWAERAVAMLPGRRVVAVDAAARAVTLEDGGTIGYGELIWAAGGAPRRLVCAGHDLAGVHTVRNRADVDRMMAELPAARYAVVIGGGYIGLEAAAVMTKLGKHVRLLEALDRVLARVAGEPLSRFYEAEHRAHGVDVRLGAMVSCIEGDGSRVTGVRLADGELLPADLVVVGIGIVPAVEPLLAAGAVGGNGVSVDGQCRTTLPHVFAVGDCALHANRFAEGADVRIESVQNANDQASVASKTILGQAVAYYAVPWFWSNQYDLKLQTVGLSTGFDATVLRGDPGARSFSVVYLKQGRVIALDCVNATKDFVQGRKLVLERVVAEVAPLADVARPLAGLVRG
- a CDS encoding TonB-dependent receptor plug domain-containing protein yields the protein MRHILALPLVALMLPAVAFAQDAAPPQTEPQIGPDIVVLGTGLPLPPGTPAYGSSIIDRERLTDEASDRVENVLKDVAGFQQFRRSDSRSANPSAQGVTLRALGGNASSRALVLLDGVPLADPFFGYIPFTALSGDRLSGVRITRGGGAGPFGAGAVAGTVELVSATRADLPNNSGSALYGSNDAMSVAGAVSPDLGDGYATLSGRFERGDGFFTTPDNQRVAATSRGRYRDWSAGLRAVAPIDAETEVQFRGLVFGDDRTLRFKGADSSSEGEDASIRLVHRGAWQVDALAYVQARNFTNKVISSTNFRLTLDQRNTPSTGTGGKIEIRPPISPNHVLRIGIDARIADGELFEDAYSTTTGLVTARRNAGGRTSTTGLFVEDDWTIGKLILTGGVRGDRWTISDGFFTERNAAGALAASSQRFADRDGAEATGRAGALFQASDAVALRVAGYTGFRLPTLNELYRPFVVFPVTTNANPDLGLEKLRGVEGGVDFTPATGVRIGVTAFYNRLEGAIANVTIGTNIRERRNVDAVVAKGVEITAGIVRGPIFFDASYAFSDSHVRDEGALDGFTPSQSPRHAASATLGWTPQQDWSLSGTVRYVGKQYEDDLETDVLPDALTVDAVVRVPVMKHLSLVGRAENVFDETVVTRNQAGSIDLGTPRTLWIGVRVN
- a CDS encoding CDP-alcohol phosphatidyltransferase family protein, producing the protein MSRVESVGTNPTPLWGLTMAERVRRIAAGNALAIDTPATILANAAFAFDPSWMKHVAAHPGLVLTLGGVPALGHARDAAESGKLRDAMLHGRALTADESSGLDVLAFEDGPTIENKALRKRETPFLMPLTPDTRSAVERASYFGAYKGVTDLLTKYLWPEWALWLTRICARLGITPNMVTAVGAIFCVVATFAFADGRYWLGMALGLVFMVLDTVDGKLARCTVTSTSIGNIFDHGIDIVHPPFWFWFWGTGLVHWGLALSNTAFAWIMAAIVGGYVVQRIIEGVFMRQNGMMHIHVWRRFDSRFRLITARRNPNMVILFVSTLFARPDLGLVAVAIWTVVSCLIHLVRLVQAMALKARGGTITSWLAEA